In Blastopirellula sp. J2-11, a single genomic region encodes these proteins:
- a CDS encoding HEAT repeat domain-containing protein translates to MNFNIPRFLASTAFAAALAFSGSALADAPTTEQSIEALSSTDELVLMKAIDHLGALGDKGAAAVEPLIEKLKSPSAAVRAHAAHALGKIGPAAAPAVDTLVKLVGDPDPLVRRQAIGAIPATHPDRQKVIGLFVKLLGGSDDAVRLRVMQAIAVAGKPAVPGLTEALKNEKSAFWACLILRDMGPEAGDAAPALTALLADAPIETRREAILALAGMPDAAESSIPAIAKCLDEEYLRLAATFALGRIAKIPADDQAKILANVGGKDPVLSLVSEWALARANPDNQEMQKQVVTRLANALANEDPWVRSTAAKALIALQAKPELVIAELHKSLPGAKPAILGEAIEVLASLGPPAIPHLTAALKNNELQQSVAAILGDMGEGAAPAVPDLVALIDDENPRTANVAILALGGIGPAAAKGSVTRLIKALQEGEGATPHDAALSLGKMGPAAAAAEPALLKMMSSSDDISLRVLCAWSEMKISGKSDETAAKVLPELTAACKAEHPVSRKGAAELLGQLGSAAQPAVPALQALLKDQDQAVRDSAAQALEAIGQDK, encoded by the coding sequence ATGAACTTTAATATTCCGCGATTTCTGGCGTCGACGGCTTTTGCTGCAGCGCTTGCTTTTTCTGGTTCGGCTTTGGCCGACGCTCCGACCACGGAACAATCGATCGAGGCTCTCTCGTCCACCGACGAGCTCGTACTGATGAAAGCGATTGATCATTTGGGCGCGCTCGGCGACAAAGGCGCCGCCGCTGTCGAGCCGCTGATCGAAAAGCTGAAATCACCTTCGGCCGCCGTTCGAGCCCATGCCGCTCACGCGCTCGGCAAAATTGGTCCCGCTGCGGCGCCTGCCGTCGATACCTTGGTGAAACTGGTCGGCGATCCTGATCCCTTGGTCCGTCGCCAGGCGATTGGCGCGATCCCGGCGACGCATCCCGATCGCCAAAAAGTGATCGGCCTGTTCGTCAAACTCCTGGGCGGTTCGGATGACGCCGTTCGTCTTCGAGTGATGCAAGCCATCGCCGTCGCCGGCAAGCCGGCGGTGCCCGGATTGACGGAAGCGTTGAAAAATGAGAAATCAGCCTTCTGGGCCTGTTTGATTTTGCGAGACATGGGGCCGGAAGCCGGTGACGCCGCTCCGGCGCTGACCGCGCTGCTGGCGGACGCACCGATCGAAACGCGCCGCGAAGCGATTCTGGCGCTGGCCGGCATGCCCGACGCGGCCGAGTCGTCGATTCCCGCGATCGCCAAATGCTTGGACGAAGAATATCTCCGCCTCGCTGCGACTTTCGCGTTAGGGCGGATCGCCAAAATTCCAGCGGATGATCAGGCGAAGATCCTGGCCAACGTGGGCGGCAAAGATCCGGTCTTGAGCCTGGTTAGCGAATGGGCGTTGGCGCGAGCCAATCCCGATAACCAGGAGATGCAAAAGCAGGTCGTTACGCGACTCGCCAACGCGCTCGCTAACGAGGATCCCTGGGTTCGCTCGACCGCTGCGAAAGCGTTGATCGCATTGCAGGCCAAGCCTGAATTGGTCATTGCTGAATTGCACAAATCGTTACCCGGCGCCAAACCCGCGATCCTGGGCGAAGCGATCGAAGTGCTCGCCAGTCTTGGCCCCCCGGCGATCCCACATTTGACGGCGGCGTTGAAGAACAACGAACTGCAACAGTCGGTTGCTGCGATTCTCGGCGACATGGGCGAAGGCGCCGCTCCGGCGGTTCCCGACCTGGTCGCATTGATTGACGATGAGAATCCGCGGACCGCGAACGTGGCGATTTTGGCGCTGGGTGGAATTGGCCCGGCGGCCGCCAAAGGGAGCGTGACGCGACTCATCAAGGCCTTGCAAGAGGGCGAAGGCGCCACGCCGCATGATGCGGCCCTTTCCCTAGGAAAAATGGGACCGGCCGCCGCCGCAGCGGAGCCTGCGTTGCTGAAAATGATGTCGAGCAGCGACGACATTTCTCTCCGCGTCTTGTGCGCCTGGTCTGAGATGAAGATCAGCGGCAAGTCCGACGAGACCGCGGCGAAAGTATTGCCGGAACTGACGGCCGCCTGCAAAGCCGAGCATCCCGTCTCGCGTAAAGGAGCCGCCGAGCTGTTGGGCCAACTTGGTTCAGCCGCCCAACCAGCGGTCCCCGCGCTGCAGGCCCTGTTGAAGGATCAAGACCAAGCCGTGCGTGACTCCGCCGCCCAAGCGTTGGAAGCAATCGGTCAAGACAAATAG
- a CDS encoding PVC-type heme-binding CxxCH protein: MRSALLSLSACLFLLPAVVTSAQTLDLKQGDHISIIGNTTADRMQHHGWLETYIHALHPELNLTFRNLAVPGDELKLRPREDNFGSPDQWLAKNETDVVFGFFGYNEALHGPAKLASFKQDLLETIDGMRSQKYNGTSAPQIVLFSPIAHENLYNRHLPDGSKNNVNLKLYTAAMREACAEKDLLFVDLFTPSQAMYAAAEQPLTMNGIHLLDHGDQAIAADITQQLFNKPAPSADSALVQKLREAVLEKNYYWFSRYRVVDGYNVFGGRSKLAWFGQSNADVMLREMEIFDVMTANRDKVVWAAARGEALEVKDDNLPEELTVKPNREGDLDDGRFSYLSPEAGLEKLTLAKGLQANIFASEAMFPELINPVQLAVDPNGRLFASVWPSYPHWNPVEPRHDRIVCLPDDDGDGVADRCVIFADGLNSVTGFEFWGGGMIVAALPELWFLKDTDGDDKADVKIRMLQGLSSADSHHSANAMALGPDGWIYWSRGIFNVATMETPTQTYRSTQSGVHRFNPRTFEMEFHYPIGPNPHGDVFDQWGYQFANDGTSGTGSYVNIGKGRGNKQWFKKRVRPVAATGIISSSHFPEEFQDNFLICNCIGFLGVLQHEVKYNGADITAEEIEPILVSSDPNFRPSDVEIGSDGALYVADWANALIGHMQHNMRDPNRDHQHGRIVRVTAKDRPLVTPVKLKDKPLSKVLDAFYAQEKSTRYRARIELSGRDSDEVVQAIAVWVADKDASKPDDAQAMLECIWVHEEHRLPNRDLVAAVLAAKEPRVRAAAIRSLGHWAGAVENWEPLLLQAAHDSAPLVRAEAIKSAVNFEGAAAAEVIFVAASQPTDPELDAVLAYARSQIDVDAMITEAIASGRKLSPAATAYALQKASTNLLLKLDRTPEVYKAILSRAGVPSADRQEALSVLGQKAGRNQTAELIFWITKAEQEKLASLNDLIRLLAGASQANLAASQGLLAELASTAATSPVRAAAYQGSIQSGAAEAAWREASQSREKLADILTAAKRVSKSANASPLYAQIRPLMFALPAHLQPNTEDTSGDALAVAFEYYEPHPAKNVAMETLDAVKPTLVGRMENFQKYVPKGRKDAFATRQTAAIDIPSAGEYTFYTKSDDGSRIYIDGILLVDHDGLHGMNEKGGALNLSAGLHEIVVTYFDNSGDDGLQISWEGPGIKKQPIPASMLRPAGQTDLRLAAIETISAWPGHQDEKVDDFTKLIAIESIAAAGLDALASLPSRPVIDRLTPQHRRQVLTTLIDLAATASPVERQTDRYSRQLGLGEALARSLSSDQEKYAATLRELRNSIPVKVDPQLLALGKEVYTRESHCATCHQVHGQGMPNLYPPLDGSIWATGSEDRLISMALDGMHGTIEVKGKRYSSPPLPPMTGFRQLLNDEEIAAVLTFVRNSWSNRAKPIEAKQVAKIRAVDRGDETFWFANDLLAKYPLEDGSAAIVANPSGDQWTPKFVKNWTFDQLKTDQVETGKRSFETGQIYFGRLGCAQCHQLNGKGGNFGPDLSKLDVKRQTADHVLESILDPSKQIDQKYRMQSILTIDGKAISGMVILDKPDEIHLLTDPLSPDKPTIIKKEDIDDQAKTNTTIMPNGLMNWLTEAEIYDLAAFVLAGGDPQHKIYDKK, encoded by the coding sequence ATGCGAAGCGCCCTGCTTTCTCTGTCGGCGTGTTTGTTTCTCCTTCCCGCCGTAGTGACGAGCGCCCAGACGCTTGACCTGAAGCAGGGAGATCACATCTCGATCATCGGCAACACGACGGCCGATCGGATGCAGCATCACGGCTGGTTGGAAACGTACATTCACGCGCTCCACCCCGAATTGAATCTCACGTTCCGCAATCTGGCCGTCCCCGGCGACGAACTAAAACTGCGGCCGCGTGAAGACAATTTCGGCAGCCCGGACCAATGGTTGGCCAAGAACGAGACCGACGTCGTCTTCGGCTTCTTCGGCTACAACGAGGCGCTGCATGGTCCAGCGAAACTGGCCTCATTCAAACAGGATCTGCTCGAGACGATCGACGGAATGCGGAGCCAGAAATACAACGGTACCAGCGCTCCCCAGATCGTTCTCTTTTCGCCGATTGCTCACGAAAACCTCTACAACCGTCATCTGCCAGACGGCTCGAAAAACAACGTCAACTTGAAGCTCTACACCGCAGCGATGCGTGAAGCGTGCGCCGAGAAAGACCTGCTTTTCGTCGATCTCTTTACGCCGTCGCAAGCGATGTACGCCGCCGCCGAGCAGCCGCTGACCATGAACGGGATTCATTTGCTCGATCACGGCGATCAGGCGATCGCCGCAGACATCACCCAACAGCTGTTCAATAAGCCGGCGCCCAGCGCCGATTCGGCTCTCGTCCAAAAACTACGCGAAGCGGTCCTGGAAAAAAATTACTATTGGTTCAGCCGCTATCGCGTGGTGGATGGTTACAACGTTTTCGGCGGCCGATCGAAGCTCGCCTGGTTTGGACAATCGAACGCCGACGTCATGCTGCGTGAGATGGAGATCTTTGACGTCATGACCGCCAATCGCGACAAGGTGGTCTGGGCGGCGGCCCGCGGCGAAGCGCTGGAAGTCAAAGATGATAATCTGCCGGAAGAGTTGACGGTCAAACCGAACCGAGAAGGCGATCTGGACGACGGCCGCTTTTCGTACCTTTCGCCGGAAGCCGGTTTGGAAAAACTGACCTTGGCGAAAGGATTGCAAGCCAACATCTTCGCTTCGGAAGCGATGTTTCCTGAATTGATCAATCCCGTGCAATTGGCGGTCGATCCCAATGGGCGCCTGTTCGCATCGGTCTGGCCCAGCTATCCCCACTGGAATCCGGTGGAGCCGCGGCATGATCGCATCGTTTGCCTGCCGGACGATGACGGCGACGGCGTCGCCGACCGTTGCGTGATCTTCGCCGACGGGTTGAATAGCGTGACTGGATTTGAATTCTGGGGCGGGGGAATGATCGTCGCCGCGTTGCCGGAACTTTGGTTCCTGAAGGATACCGATGGGGATGACAAAGCGGACGTCAAAATTCGCATGCTGCAAGGGCTTTCCAGCGCTGACTCGCATCACTCGGCCAACGCGATGGCGTTGGGCCCAGATGGTTGGATCTATTGGTCGCGAGGCATCTTCAATGTCGCCACGATGGAAACTCCGACGCAGACCTATCGCTCGACGCAATCCGGCGTGCATCGTTTCAATCCACGTACTTTTGAGATGGAGTTCCACTACCCCATCGGCCCGAATCCGCACGGCGATGTTTTTGACCAATGGGGCTATCAGTTCGCCAACGACGGCACCAGCGGCACCGGTTCGTACGTCAACATCGGCAAAGGACGCGGCAACAAACAATGGTTCAAAAAGCGGGTCCGTCCGGTCGCCGCGACCGGGATCATTTCGAGCAGCCATTTTCCCGAGGAGTTCCAAGACAACTTTTTGATCTGCAATTGCATCGGCTTCCTCGGCGTCTTGCAGCACGAAGTAAAGTACAACGGCGCTGACATTACGGCGGAAGAGATCGAACCGATCCTGGTTTCGTCCGATCCCAACTTCCGTCCTTCGGATGTCGAAATCGGGTCGGATGGTGCGTTGTATGTCGCCGACTGGGCGAACGCGCTGATTGGCCACATGCAGCACAACATGCGTGATCCCAATCGGGATCATCAGCATGGCCGGATTGTTCGCGTCACCGCCAAAGATCGCCCGCTCGTCACGCCGGTAAAGTTGAAGGATAAACCGCTGTCCAAAGTGCTGGACGCTTTCTACGCACAAGAAAAATCGACTCGATACCGTGCTCGCATCGAACTCAGCGGTCGCGATTCGGACGAAGTCGTTCAAGCGATCGCCGTATGGGTCGCCGACAAGGATGCAAGCAAACCGGATGACGCCCAGGCGATGCTCGAGTGCATCTGGGTTCATGAGGAACATCGTCTCCCCAATCGCGATCTGGTCGCCGCCGTGCTTGCGGCGAAAGAGCCGCGCGTGCGCGCCGCCGCGATTCGTTCGCTCGGTCATTGGGCCGGCGCCGTAGAAAACTGGGAGCCGCTGCTGTTGCAAGCCGCCCATGACAGCGCTCCGCTGGTTCGCGCTGAAGCGATTAAGTCGGCCGTCAATTTTGAAGGGGCAGCCGCCGCAGAGGTGATCTTTGTCGCCGCTTCGCAGCCGACCGATCCCGAATTGGACGCAGTGCTGGCCTATGCTCGCAGCCAGATCGATGTCGACGCGATGATCACCGAGGCGATCGCCTCCGGGCGCAAGCTTTCGCCAGCCGCGACCGCTTACGCGTTGCAAAAGGCGAGCACCAATCTGTTGTTGAAGCTGGATCGAACGCCTGAGGTGTACAAAGCGATTTTGAGCCGCGCTGGCGTTCCGAGCGCTGATCGCCAAGAAGCGTTGTCGGTTCTCGGTCAAAAAGCAGGCCGCAACCAAACGGCGGAGTTGATCTTTTGGATTACCAAGGCCGAGCAAGAAAAGCTGGCGAGTTTGAACGACTTGATCAGGTTGTTAGCGGGAGCGTCGCAAGCAAACCTGGCCGCATCGCAGGGCCTGTTGGCCGAACTCGCTTCGACCGCTGCGACCTCGCCGGTGCGCGCGGCCGCCTATCAAGGCTCGATCCAGTCGGGTGCGGCGGAGGCCGCCTGGCGAGAAGCGTCGCAGTCGCGGGAGAAGCTGGCCGACATTCTGACAGCCGCCAAGCGAGTTAGCAAATCGGCCAACGCATCCCCTTTGTACGCCCAGATCCGGCCGCTGATGTTCGCGCTGCCGGCACATCTGCAGCCGAATACGGAAGATACCTCGGGGGACGCACTTGCCGTCGCCTTTGAATATTACGAACCTCATCCGGCGAAAAACGTCGCGATGGAAACCCTGGACGCGGTCAAACCAACCTTGGTCGGCCGAATGGAGAATTTCCAAAAGTACGTGCCGAAAGGACGTAAAGATGCGTTCGCGACGCGTCAAACCGCGGCGATCGATATTCCGTCGGCCGGTGAGTACACGTTCTACACCAAGTCGGACGATGGTTCGCGAATCTACATCGACGGAATCCTGCTGGTCGATCATGACGGTTTGCATGGCATGAATGAAAAAGGGGGGGCGCTGAATCTGTCGGCTGGTCTGCACGAAATCGTCGTCACCTACTTTGATAACAGCGGTGATGACGGCCTGCAGATCTCCTGGGAAGGGCCTGGGATCAAAAAACAACCGATCCCGGCGTCGATGCTTCGCCCTGCTGGTCAAACCGACTTGCGTCTGGCCGCGATCGAAACGATTTCGGCTTGGCCCGGTCATCAGGATGAGAAGGTGGATGACTTCACCAAGCTGATTGCGATCGAGTCGATCGCCGCCGCTGGGCTCGACGCGTTGGCCAGCTTGCCTTCGCGACCTGTCATCGACCGTTTGACTCCGCAACACCGCCGCCAGGTGCTGACGACGCTGATTGATCTCGCCGCGACGGCGAGTCCGGTCGAGCGCCAAACCGACCGATACTCGCGCCAATTGGGTTTGGGAGAAGCGCTCGCGCGCAGCTTGTCGTCCGATCAAGAGAAGTACGCCGCGACGCTTCGCGAACTGCGTAACAGCATTCCAGTCAAAGTTGATCCCCAGCTTTTGGCCCTGGGCAAAGAAGTCTATACCCGCGAAAGTCACTGCGCCACTTGTCACCAAGTGCACGGCCAGGGGATGCCGAATCTCTATCCGCCGCTGGATGGCAGCATTTGGGCGACCGGTTCCGAAGATCGTTTGATCAGCATGGCCCTGGACGGGATGCACGGCACGATCGAAGTGAAAGGGAAACGCTACAGTTCTCCCCCCTTGCCGCCGATGACCGGTTTTCGCCAGTTGCTGAACGACGAAGAAATCGCGGCGGTTCTCACCTTCGTCCGCAATTCGTGGTCGAACCGTGCGAAGCCGATTGAAGCGAAACAAGTCGCGAAGATTCGCGCCGTGGATCGTGGCGATGAGACCTTCTGGTTCGCCAACGACTTGTTGGCCAAGTATCCGCTGGAAGATGGAAGCGCGGCGATCGTAGCGAATCCTTCCGGCGATCAATGGACCCCCAAGTTTGTTAAAAACTGGACCTTCGATCAACTCAAAACCGATCAGGTTGAGACCGGTAAACGTTCGTTCGAGACGGGTCAGATCTATTTTGGTCGCCTGGGCTGTGCTCAATGTCACCAGTTGAACGGCAAGGGAGGAAACTTTGGTCCCGATTTGTCGAAGCTGGATGTAAAGCGACAGACGGCCGATCATGTTCTCGAGTCGATCTTGGATCCTTCGAAGCAAATTGATCAAAAATATCGGATGCAATCGATCCTGACGATCGACGGCAAAGCGATCTCCGGCATGGTGATCCTTGATAAGCCTGATGAAATCCATTTGCTGACCGATCCGCTCAGCCCTGACAAACCGACGATCATCAAGAAGGAAGATATCGACGATCAGGCCAAGACCAACACAACGATCATGCCCAACGGCTTGATGAATT